A section of the Pseudophryne corroboree isolate aPseCor3 chromosome 11, aPseCor3.hap2, whole genome shotgun sequence genome encodes:
- the LOC134968765 gene encoding protein kinase C theta type-like, whose product MSLKKRKRPNNNGSATKELAAPSKRKKEEDGCEEKGDVFKTVTSGDIQVREENQSSEKASKTLQNKRKRESSDESPTMRKVRKTSSGKTEDMLKRVATKRSSDRTEDSGPCKKKKEEEHHDSPGEGPSMPIIPQASGRRGIKRTNTSEETGHKKKRSAGASGISVASTPETSAASHHLASLTFHGMLGEGAFGKVFLASHSISKQRLAVKVIEKMTVVNSIKKYFMCVEKEVMKITGESALFPHTYAAFHTPAHVFFVMEYLSGGDLCQLIQSRGPFDVPTIRFFAAEILCGLHFLHSRGIVHRDIKTENILLDAAGHVKIADFGLSVMNVHGDKKISGRAGTLFYMAPEIICNVPYNYMVDLFSFGVVLFEMATGIYPFRSGKIELSIMHDAPCYPSNLHPEIRDLLERLLCKDPEERLNRCSNITCHPFFKSINWEKLEAGRITPPFTMYPTPETMAEAIPVDDLLSPTESAISAEDESLLTGFSFTSDMWTTMNCVKQTTSRCIIL is encoded by the coding sequence ATGAGTCTAAAAAAGAGAAAGCGACCAAATAACAACGGGTCTGCTACAAAGGAGCTAGCGGCTCCAAGcaagaggaagaaggaggaggatggaTGTGAGGAGAAAGGCGATGTTTTCAAAACCGTAACATCAGGAGACATTCAGGTGCGCGAGGAGAACCAGTCATCTGAGAAAGCATCAAAGACTCttcaaaataagagaaaaagagagtCATCAGATGAGTCCCCAACTATGAGGAAGGTGAGAAAGACCAGCAGCGGCAAAACTGAGGACATGCTTAAGAGAGTGGCCACTAAAAGATCCTCAGACAGGACAGAGGACAGTGGACCGtgtaagaaaaagaaagaggaggaACATCATGACAGTCCAGGCGAGGGACCCAGCATGCCCATCATACCCCAGGCATCTGGACGGAGGGGCATAAAGAGGACTAACACAAGTGAGGAAACTGGCCACAAAAAGAAGAGATCAGCAGGTGCAAGTGGGATATCCGTAGCCAGTACCCCAGAGACATCAGCTGCGTCTCACCATCTGGCCAGTTTGACCTTCCACGGAATGCTTGGAGAGGGCGCCTTCGGGAAGGTGTTCCTAGCTTCCCATTCCATCAGCAAACAGCGTCTGGCCGTGAAAGTCATAGAAAAGATGACAGTAGTGAACAGCATTAAGAAATACTTTATGTGTGTAGAGAAAGAGGTGATGAAAATAACTGGGGAGAGTGCACTTTTCCCACACACATATGCTGCATTCCACACACCGGCCCATGTATTCTTTGTAATGGAGTACCTGAGTGGGGGAGATCTCTGCCAATTAATACAGAGCAGAGGCCCATTTGATGTTCCTACCATCAGATTTTTTGCAGCAGAAATACTCTGTGGGCTGCACTTCCTGCACTCAAGAGGCATTGTCCACAGGGACATTAAGACAGAAAATATACTTCTGGATGCAGCTGGACATGTGAAAATTGCAGATTTTGGCCTCTCTGTGATGAATGTCCATGGCGATAAGAAAATCTCAGGACGAGCTGGGACCCTGTTTTACATGGCTCCAGAGATTATCTGTAATGTCCCATATAACTACATGGTAGACCTCTTTTCATTCGGGGTAGTATTATTTGAAATGGCTACTGGAATATACCCCTTTCGTTCTGGCAAGATTGAACTGTCTATCATGCATGATGCTCCATGCTATCCGAGCAATCTCCATCCAGAGATTAGGGACCTCCTTGAAAGACTCTTATGCAAAGACCCAGAGGAGAGACTGAATCGCTGTAGTAACATCACATGTCATCCATTCTTCAAGTCCATAAACTGGGAGAAACTAGAGGCCGGCAGGATAACTCCCCCATTTACCATGTATCCTACCCCAGAGACAATGGCTGAAGCTATACCGGTGGATGACCTGCTCTCACctacagaatctgcaatatctgcagaGGATGAGAGCCTGTTAACAGGATTCTCCTTTACCAGTGACATGTGGACAACAATGAACTGCGTAAAGCAAACTACCAGCCGCTGCATCATCCTCTAG